Proteins from one Telopea speciosissima isolate NSW1024214 ecotype Mountain lineage chromosome 1, Tspe_v1, whole genome shotgun sequence genomic window:
- the LOC122671229 gene encoding protein ALUMINUM SENSITIVE 3-like, whose amino-acid sequence MDIDWVHYLKGMLKPIAALTVVLMAVALSYFQKLGLGKEMLYSITRAFLQLSVIGFVLQFIFNRKNGFWILGAYLFMISIAAYTAGKRAKHVPHGKYIAGASILTGTAVTMFLLVVLNVFPFTPRYIIPVAGMMVGSSMTVTGVTMRRLRDDVRMQISLVETALALGATPHQATMQQVKRALILALSPILDNAKTVGLISLPGAMTGLIMGGASPLEAIQLQIVVMNMQMGSTTVSSIMSTYLCWPSFFTKAYQLEAKVFNAE is encoded by the exons ATGGATATCGATTGGGTTCATTACCTAAAGGGTATGTTGAAACCAATTGCGGCACTCACAGTGGTTTTAATGGCAGTGGCTCTGTCTTACTTCCAGAAGCTTGGGTTGGGGAAGGAGATGCTCTACTCTATTACAAGGGCTTTTCTTCAGTTGTCTGTGATTGGTTTCGTGCTTCAGTTCATTTTCAATCGGAAGAACGGATTTTGGATTCTCGGAGCTTACTTGTTCATG ATCTCCATTGCTGCTTACACGGCAGGCAAACGTGCAAAACATGTACCACATGGGAAGTACATTGCAGGAGCATCTATTCTGACTGGAACAGCAGTGACAATGTTCTTGCTTGTTGTGCTGAATGTTTTCCCTTTCACACCACGGTACATCATCCCTGTTGCAGGCATGATGGTTGGTAGCTCCATGACTGTAACTGGTGTAACAATGAGGCGACTCCGAGATGATGTTAGAATGCAAATAAGCCTG GTGGAAACTGCATTGGCCCTTGGAGCAACCCCACATCAGGCGACAATGCAGCAAGTAAAGAGGGCTTTGATTCTTGCACTCTCTCCTATTTTGGACAATGCAAAGACCGTGGGGCTGATCTCACTTCCTGGTGCGATGACTGGTCTTATAATGGGGGGTGCCTCCCCTTTGGAGGCCATTCAGTTGCAGATTGTGGTGATGAACATGCAGATGGGTTCAACAACTGTTAGTAGCATTATGTCAACATACCTCTGTTGGCCCTCCTTCTTCACCAAAGCTTACCAGTTGGAAGCCAAGGTTTTCAATGCAGAGTAg
- the LOC122671221 gene encoding protein GAMETOPHYTE DEFECTIVE 1 yields the protein MSFFDLNVPYLEGGGSEKSISDKSGKKSARLKFVVKAMEMGYTGVAYNRSMTGIMSDSDRCTISLFPLSSLLKAAPTLSTSVKFHREILGVPLNSPFRQYTRLTVVVDTPRQADALNSGNPVLKSYDLVAVRPLNQLAFERACNVSEVDIIAIDFSQRLPFRLKLPLVKAAMERGIYFEIVYSHLISDVQARRQLISNAKLLVDWTRGKNLIVSSAALTVNELRGPYDVANLSMLLGLSMERAKEAISKNCRALVANALKKKQWFKEAIKIERISPDKQLNSKEHWFVDWHNWDDISSGEGDLMLDDITKFFSASTRAPKTSKAIDFSSIAKGMLPNDMQLKDLVSGSGTELQTPTDNTAELSSTSKEFGGSDVANEISKHSSGPCEVPDATQTIMPSKHQTFGSEDHLDSSPNEKLAALPVDLEMESIEGLSEVAKGLGGLDVVPVAVGATSLDSSSQEFITNQETVPGLPHKTVLLAATVEDIEPSTTFDSVSKVLPSKDCIATTEVDLMSLVDEIEDSTAKQNYLFGEDSDRPAYVVLGAPDVAINEVLANRDMREQAEFVSVACDAPLPRDYADEEPCEESRNAIPLIGDAMQLVAPCGVMQGDLVQVSDDQPPEEFLAEMEEQKEERSVDTILPTLDKLRRGKSRFQRVYHQAFPFPLKSMLKPVLFKKKYGKLRKKMKMV from the exons ATGAGTTTCTTCGATTTGAATGTGCCGTACCTGGAAGGAGGGGGATCAGAGAAATCAATCTCCGATAAGAGCGGTAAGAAGAGTGCGAGATTGAAGTTTGTAGTGAAAGCGATGGAGATGGGCTACACCGGTGTCGCTTACAATCGTTCGATGACGGGCATCATGTCCGACTCCGATCGCTGCaccatctctcttttccctctctcttcGCTCCTCAAAGCAGCTCCCACTCTATCCACTTCCGTTAAGTTCCACAGAGAGATTTTGGGGGTTCCCTTGAATTCTCCCTTTCGTCAGTACACCCGCTTGACCGTTGTCGTCGACACCCCTCGCCAGGCCGACGCTTTGAATTCTGGCAATCCAGTGCTTAAGTCCTATGATTTGGTCGCCGTTCGCCCCTTGAATCAGCTTGCCTTCGAACGCGCCTGTAATGTTTCTGAG GTGGATATTATTGCCATAGATTTCTCCCAGAGGCTACCATTTCGTTTGAAGCTTCCCCTCGTCAAAGCTGCAATGGAG CGTGGGATATATTTTGAGATTGTTTATTCTCATCTTATCTCCGATGTTCAAGCGAGGAGACAATTGATTTCAAATGCCAAG TTACTAGTGGACTGGACACGGGGGAAAAATCTTATTGTCTCAAGTGCTGCTCTTACTGTAAATGAACTGAGAGGACCATATGATGTTGCAAATTTATCCATGTTGCTGGGGCTCTCAATGGAACGAGCCAAAGAAGCTATTTCTAAGAACTGCAG GGCCCTAGTAGCTAATgccttgaagaaaaaacaatggTTTAAGGAGGCtataaaaattgaaagaatATCACCCGACAAGCAATTGAACTCTAAAGAGCATTGGTTTGTAGACTGGCACAACTGGGATGACATCTCTAGTGGTGAGGGTGATCTAATGTTGGATGATATTACAAAGTTTTTCTCTGCATCTACTAGAGCACCCAAAACTTCGAAAGCCATTGATTTTAGTTCAATAGCTAAGGGCATGCTGCCAAACGATATGCAGTTAAAAGATTTGGTGTCTGGCAGCGGTACAGAGTTGCAGACACCAACAGATAATACTGCAGAGCTGTCATCCACCTCCAAGGAATTTGGGGGATCAGATGTTGCTAATGAGATCTCCAAGCATTCAAGTGGCCCTTGTGAAGTTCCAGATGCAACACAAACTATCATGCCATCAAAACATCAAACCTTTGGTTCGGAAGATCATTTAGATTCCTCACCAAATGAAAAATTGGCAGCTCTCCCTGTTGACCTGGAAATGGAGTCCATAGAAGGTTTGAGTGAAGTGGCCAAGGGTTTGGGAGGGTTAGATGTAGTTCCAGTAGCAGTTGGAGCAACATCCCTTGATTCATCATCTCAAGAATTCATCACTAACCAGGAGACAGTTCCTGGGTTACCACATAAAACAGTGTTGCTTGCTGCTACTGTTGAGGACATTGAACCTTCAACTACATTTGATTCAGTGTCTAAAGTTTTACCATCAAAAGATTGTATTGCTACTACTGAAGTTGATCTCATGTCACTTGTTGATGAGATTGAAGATTCCACTGCTAAGCAAAATTATCTTTTTGGTGAAGATTCTGACAGGCCGGCTTATGTAGTTTTGGGTGCACCAGATGTTGCAATAAATGAAGTCTTAGCCAATAGAGACATGCGGGAGCAGGCAGAATTTGTTTCGGTTGCATGTGATGCCCCTTTGCCCAGAGATTATGCAGATGAGGAACCCTGTGAGGAATCTAGGAATGCAATACCTCTAATTGGAGATGCAATGCAACTTGTGGCACCTTGTGGTGTAATGCAAGGAGATTTAGTCCAGGTTTCAGATGATCAGCCACCAGAGGAATTTTTAGCTGAAATGGAAGAGCAAAAGGAAGAACGTTCTGTTGACACCATCCTCCCAACATTGGACAAGTTAAGAAGAG GTAAAAGTAGATTCCAAAGGGTATATCATCAAGCTTTCCCATTTCCTCTCAAGAGCATGTTGAAGCCTGTACTTTTTAAGAAGAAATATGGGAAACTgagaaaaaagatgaaaatggTGTAA